One region of Phragmites australis chromosome 18, lpPhrAust1.1, whole genome shotgun sequence genomic DNA includes:
- the LOC133898860 gene encoding phosphatidylinositol-3-phosphatase SAC1-like isoform X1 — MAAEADDPSAAATLEKFSLYETRARFYVIGSSREKRWFRVLKIDRSEPSELNVSEDLVWYSLQEVKSLLQRIDEGNRSTGGLTFVTKAYGIAGCIKFLESYYLILVTKRRQIGCICGHAIYCIDESQMITIPHTSVQTDVATSKNELRYKKLLASVDLTKDFFYCYTYPIMQSLQQNVTSAGMKEMAYENLFVWNTFLTEPIRLRCHNTLWTVPLVHGHFKQVKLSIFGREINVVLVSRRSRHFAGTRYLKRGVNDHGKVANDVETEQIVFEEEAGSCKGRMSAVVQMRGSIPLFWSQEASRLSPKPDIFVQRYDPTYEATKLHFDDLAQRYGHPIIILNLIKTVEKRPREMMLRREYFNAVGYLNQNVPEERKLRFIHWDFHKFAKSKSANVLGVLGKVAGEALDLTGFYYSGKPKVQKKRSTQLSRTGTARDGSLDIRASSGDLSRLSSNADALSSTAFQDMRNEANKQGPLGDTPCYQTGVLRTNCIDCLDRTNVAQYAYGLASLGRQLHAMGLTNVTKIHPDSSIASALMEMYQSMGDALAHQYGGSAAHNMVFPERQGKWRATTQSREFLKSIKRYYSNAYTDGEKQDAINLFLGYFQPQEGKPALWELDTDYYLHVTTSWDDSYHLSSAPGNNVFVGSGVALHPGTILSPVPACKEDFSRMKLTSFDKLIERTCSSIRNVRLHYDADLRPSGGVGTSGMAPDAAYVFMSLMVHDWICFLDVTLIICVSGFSEIQLKSPNWLFGQRKHTETTPTTRVTLVENTSDGNKDDSNVSRCGELNWLSSADSCEEDIFRRYLAFTTADVENGWYGGTLIYDQDENSGAYKHYSELCQGPVMDPFEHDPEKERHYAEALSVDIDIANDARVEAEMQAALDEYQIIGSDLSIIPSCGALAEDPSQLTRWIIGDEKLRVGTAQ; from the exons atggcggcggaggcggacgaCCCGTCGGCGGCGGCCACGCTGGAGAAGTTCAGCCTCTACGAGACCCGCGCC AGGTTCTACGTGATCGGGAGCTCGCGGGAGAAGCGGTGGTTCCGAGTGCTCAAGATCGACCGCTCCGAGCCGTCGGAGCTCAACGTCAGCGAGGACCTCGTCTGGTACTCACTCCAGGAGGTCAAGAGCCTCCTCCAGCGCATCGACGAGGGAAACCGGTCCACCGGTGGGCTCACCTTCGTCACCAAGGCGTACGGAATCGCAG GTTGCATCAAGTTCCTGGAGTCGTATTACCTGATTTTAGTTACCAAGCGCCGCCAAATCGGTTGCATTTGTGGGCATGCTATATATTGTATAGACGAGAGCCAGATGATTACCATCCCACACACATCGGTGCAGACAGATGTTGCAACCTCTAAGAATGAGCTGAG GTACAAGAAGCTTCTGGCTAGTGTTGATCTCACCAAGGATTTCTTCTATTGCTACACATATCCCATCATGCAGAGCTTGCAGCAGAATGTCACGTCTGCAGGGATGAAGGAAATGGCTTATGAAAATTTGTTTGTCTGGAATACTTTCCTGACAGAGCCAATTCGTTTAAGGTGCCACAACACTCTCTGGACAGTACCTCTTGTCCATGGTCACTTCAAGCAG GTCAAACTTTCAATTTTTGGCAGAGAGATAAATGTTGTCCTCGTCTCTAGAAGATCCCGACACTTTGCTGGGACACG GTATTTGAAAAGAGGTGTGAATGACCATGGGAAAGTTGCTAATGATGTCGAAACAGAGCAGATAGTATTTGAAGAAGAAGCTGGTTCATGTAAGGGAAGAATGAGTGCTGTAGTACAGATGCGAGGATCAATCCCTCTCTTTTGGTCGCAAGAGGCTTCACGACTTAGTCCTAAGCCTGATATTTTTG TGCAGAGATACGATCCTACATATGAAGCAACCAAATTACATTTTGATGATCTCGCTCAGCGATATGGACATCCTATCATAATACTCAATTTAATAAAG ACTGTTGAAAAAAGGCCACGCGAAATGATGCTCAGGCGTGAATATTTTAATGCAGTTGGATATCTTAATCAAAATGTCCCAGAAGAGAGGAAATTGAGATTCATCCACTGGGATTTTCATAAATTTGCTAAAAG CAAATCCGCAAATGTATTGGGTGTTTTAGGAAAAGTTGCAGGTGAAGCACTGGACCTTACTGGGTTTTACTACAGCGGAAAGCCAAAGGTCCAGAAAAAAAGGTCAACTCAACTTAGTCGAACTGGCACTGCAAG GGATGGCTCCCTTGATATAAGAGCTAGTTCTGGAGATCTTTCAAGGCTCTCGAGTAATGCTGATGCACTTAGTTCTACAGCCTTTCAGGATATGAGAAATGAGGCTAACAAGCAAGGGCCTCTTGGTGATACTCCTTGTTATCAAACTGGTGTTCTTCGTACAAATTGCATAGACTGCCTGGATCGCACAAATGTTGCACAGTATGCTTATGGCCTTGCTTCTTTGGGGAGGCAACTTCATGCAATGGGACTGACAAATGTCACAAAAATCCACCCTGATAGCAGCATTGCGTCAGCTTTAATGGAAATGTATCAGAGCATGGGTGATGCACTTGCTCATCAGTATGGAGGATCTGCGGCACATAACATG GTTTTCCCTGAGAGGCAAGGGAAGTGGAGGGCTACTACTCAGTCTCGGGAGTTCCTGAAATCAATTAAACGGTATTACAGTAATGCCTACACTGATGGTGAGAAACAAGATGCTATAAATCT ATTTCTGGGATATTTTCAACCTCAAGAAGGAAAACCAGCTCTTTGGGAGCTGGATACTGATTACTATCTTCATGTAACAACATCTTGGGATGATAGCTACCATTTGAG TTCCGCTCCTGGAAATAATGTGTTTGTGGGATCTGGAGTTGCATTGCACCCTGGAACCATATTGAGCCCAGTTCCAGCATGTAAAGAGGATTTCTCAAGGATGAAACTTACTTCATTTGACAAACTTATAGAAAGGACATGCAGTTCGATAAGGAATGTAAGACTTCACTATGATGCTGATCTAAGGCCAAGTGGAGGTGTCGGAACTTCTGGAATGGCACCAGATGCAGCGTATGTTTTTATGTCACTCATGGTTCATGATTGGATTTGTTTTCTTGATGTCACCCTTATAATTTGTGTTTCTGGCTTTAGTGAGATACAGCTTAAAAGCCCAAACTGGTTGTTCGGTCAAAGAAAACACACTGAGACAACTCCAACAACTAGAGTTACTCTGGTAGAAAATACGAGCGATGGTAACAAAGATGACTCTAATGTCTCTCGATGTGGGGAACTGAATTGGCTATCCTCAGCTGATTCATGCGAGGAGGACATTTTCAGAAG GTATCTTGCCTTCACCACAGCAGATGTAGAGAATGGCTGGTATGGTGGAACACTGATATACGACCAAGATGAAAACAGCGGGGCGTACAAACATTATTCTGAACTTTGCCAG GGACCTGTCATGGATCCTTTCGAGCATGACCCCGAGAAAGAACGGCATTACGCGGAGGCCCTCAGCGTGGATATTGACATTGCAAACGATGCACGGGTAGAGGCAGAAATGCAAGCCGCACTGGATGAGTATCAGATCATAGGGTCGGACCTCAGCATCATCCCTTCATGCGGAGCACTCGCCGAGGATCCAAGCCAGCTCACGAGGTGGATCATCGGAGATGAGAAGCTGCGTGTGGGTACTGCACAGTag
- the LOC133898860 gene encoding phosphatidylinositol-3-phosphatase SAC1-like isoform X2, with translation MAAEADDPSAAATLEKFSLYETRARFYVIGSSREKRWFRVLKIDRSEPSELNVSEDLVWYSLQEVKSLLQRIDEGNRSTGGLTFVTKAYGIAGCIKFLESYYLILVTKRRQIGCICGHAIYCIDESQMITIPHTSVQTDVATSKNELRYKKLLASVDLTKDFFYCYTYPIMQSLQQNVTSAGMKEMAYENLFVWNTFLTEPIRLRCHNTLWTVPLVHGHFKQVKLSIFGREINVVLVSRRSRHFAGTRYLKRGVNDHGKVANDVETEQIVFEEEAGSCKGRMSAVVQMRGSIPLFWSQEASRLSPKPDIFVQRYDPTYEATKLHFDDLAQRYGHPIIILNLIKTVEKRPREMMLRREYFNAVGYLNQNVPEERKLRFIHWDFHKFAKSKSANVLGVLGKVAGEALDLTGFYYSGKPKVQKKRSTQLSRTGTARDGSLDIRASSGDLSRLSSNADALSSTAFQDMRNEANKQGPLGDTPCYQTGVLRTNCIDCLDRTNVAQYAYGLASLGRQLHAMGLTNVTKIHPDSSIASALMEMYQSMGDALAHQYGGSAAHNMVFPERQGKWRATTQSREFLKSIKRYYSNAYTDGEKQDAINLFLGYFQPQEGKPALWELDTDYYLHVTTSWDDSYHLSSAPGNNVFVGSGVALHPGTILSPVPACKEDFSRMKLTSFDKLIERTCSSIRNVRLHYDADLRPSGGVGTSGMAPDAAEIQLKSPNWLFGQRKHTETTPTTRVTLVENTSDGNKDDSNVSRCGELNWLSSADSCEEDIFRRYLAFTTADVENGWYGGTLIYDQDENSGAYKHYSELCQGPVMDPFEHDPEKERHYAEALSVDIDIANDARVEAEMQAALDEYQIIGSDLSIIPSCGALAEDPSQLTRWIIGDEKLRVGTAQ, from the exons atggcggcggaggcggacgaCCCGTCGGCGGCGGCCACGCTGGAGAAGTTCAGCCTCTACGAGACCCGCGCC AGGTTCTACGTGATCGGGAGCTCGCGGGAGAAGCGGTGGTTCCGAGTGCTCAAGATCGACCGCTCCGAGCCGTCGGAGCTCAACGTCAGCGAGGACCTCGTCTGGTACTCACTCCAGGAGGTCAAGAGCCTCCTCCAGCGCATCGACGAGGGAAACCGGTCCACCGGTGGGCTCACCTTCGTCACCAAGGCGTACGGAATCGCAG GTTGCATCAAGTTCCTGGAGTCGTATTACCTGATTTTAGTTACCAAGCGCCGCCAAATCGGTTGCATTTGTGGGCATGCTATATATTGTATAGACGAGAGCCAGATGATTACCATCCCACACACATCGGTGCAGACAGATGTTGCAACCTCTAAGAATGAGCTGAG GTACAAGAAGCTTCTGGCTAGTGTTGATCTCACCAAGGATTTCTTCTATTGCTACACATATCCCATCATGCAGAGCTTGCAGCAGAATGTCACGTCTGCAGGGATGAAGGAAATGGCTTATGAAAATTTGTTTGTCTGGAATACTTTCCTGACAGAGCCAATTCGTTTAAGGTGCCACAACACTCTCTGGACAGTACCTCTTGTCCATGGTCACTTCAAGCAG GTCAAACTTTCAATTTTTGGCAGAGAGATAAATGTTGTCCTCGTCTCTAGAAGATCCCGACACTTTGCTGGGACACG GTATTTGAAAAGAGGTGTGAATGACCATGGGAAAGTTGCTAATGATGTCGAAACAGAGCAGATAGTATTTGAAGAAGAAGCTGGTTCATGTAAGGGAAGAATGAGTGCTGTAGTACAGATGCGAGGATCAATCCCTCTCTTTTGGTCGCAAGAGGCTTCACGACTTAGTCCTAAGCCTGATATTTTTG TGCAGAGATACGATCCTACATATGAAGCAACCAAATTACATTTTGATGATCTCGCTCAGCGATATGGACATCCTATCATAATACTCAATTTAATAAAG ACTGTTGAAAAAAGGCCACGCGAAATGATGCTCAGGCGTGAATATTTTAATGCAGTTGGATATCTTAATCAAAATGTCCCAGAAGAGAGGAAATTGAGATTCATCCACTGGGATTTTCATAAATTTGCTAAAAG CAAATCCGCAAATGTATTGGGTGTTTTAGGAAAAGTTGCAGGTGAAGCACTGGACCTTACTGGGTTTTACTACAGCGGAAAGCCAAAGGTCCAGAAAAAAAGGTCAACTCAACTTAGTCGAACTGGCACTGCAAG GGATGGCTCCCTTGATATAAGAGCTAGTTCTGGAGATCTTTCAAGGCTCTCGAGTAATGCTGATGCACTTAGTTCTACAGCCTTTCAGGATATGAGAAATGAGGCTAACAAGCAAGGGCCTCTTGGTGATACTCCTTGTTATCAAACTGGTGTTCTTCGTACAAATTGCATAGACTGCCTGGATCGCACAAATGTTGCACAGTATGCTTATGGCCTTGCTTCTTTGGGGAGGCAACTTCATGCAATGGGACTGACAAATGTCACAAAAATCCACCCTGATAGCAGCATTGCGTCAGCTTTAATGGAAATGTATCAGAGCATGGGTGATGCACTTGCTCATCAGTATGGAGGATCTGCGGCACATAACATG GTTTTCCCTGAGAGGCAAGGGAAGTGGAGGGCTACTACTCAGTCTCGGGAGTTCCTGAAATCAATTAAACGGTATTACAGTAATGCCTACACTGATGGTGAGAAACAAGATGCTATAAATCT ATTTCTGGGATATTTTCAACCTCAAGAAGGAAAACCAGCTCTTTGGGAGCTGGATACTGATTACTATCTTCATGTAACAACATCTTGGGATGATAGCTACCATTTGAG TTCCGCTCCTGGAAATAATGTGTTTGTGGGATCTGGAGTTGCATTGCACCCTGGAACCATATTGAGCCCAGTTCCAGCATGTAAAGAGGATTTCTCAAGGATGAAACTTACTTCATTTGACAAACTTATAGAAAGGACATGCAGTTCGATAAGGAATGTAAGACTTCACTATGATGCTGATCTAAGGCCAAGTGGAGGTGTCGGAACTTCTGGAATGGCACCAGATGCAGC TGAGATACAGCTTAAAAGCCCAAACTGGTTGTTCGGTCAAAGAAAACACACTGAGACAACTCCAACAACTAGAGTTACTCTGGTAGAAAATACGAGCGATGGTAACAAAGATGACTCTAATGTCTCTCGATGTGGGGAACTGAATTGGCTATCCTCAGCTGATTCATGCGAGGAGGACATTTTCAGAAG GTATCTTGCCTTCACCACAGCAGATGTAGAGAATGGCTGGTATGGTGGAACACTGATATACGACCAAGATGAAAACAGCGGGGCGTACAAACATTATTCTGAACTTTGCCAG GGACCTGTCATGGATCCTTTCGAGCATGACCCCGAGAAAGAACGGCATTACGCGGAGGCCCTCAGCGTGGATATTGACATTGCAAACGATGCACGGGTAGAGGCAGAAATGCAAGCCGCACTGGATGAGTATCAGATCATAGGGTCGGACCTCAGCATCATCCCTTCATGCGGAGCACTCGCCGAGGATCCAAGCCAGCTCACGAGGTGGATCATCGGAGATGAGAAGCTGCGTGTGGGTACTGCACAGTag
- the LOC133899601 gene encoding uncharacterized protein LOC133899601, with product MAMSVSSRALLRRIGGALLRRSFSAGAESGSAAGYHVAGGPSYMRGAVFWEPGRPLTLEEFRMPRPKAGELLIKTKACGVCHSDLHVLKGELPFPSPCVVGHEITGEVVDHGAHTPVEIINRFPVGSHVVGAFIMPCGNCFYCVKGQEDLCESFFAYNRAKGTLYDGETRLFLRGNGKPVYMYSMGGLAEYCVVPANALAVLPNTLPYTESAILGCAVFTAYGALRHAAEMRAGDSVAVIGVGGVGSSCLQIAKAFGASEVIAVDVLDEKLQNARTLGATHTVNAAKEDAVERIKEITDGRGVDVAVEALGKALTFAQCTKSVRDGGKAVMIGLAATNVVGEVDINRLVRRQVKIIGSYGARARQDLPQIVKLAESGAFNLQNTISRKCKIEEANSAYEDLNQGKIVGRAVVEIM from the exons ATGGCCATGTCTGTCTCCTCCCGCGCCCTTCTTCGCCGGATCGGCGgcgccctcctccgccgctcCTTCTCGGCGGGGGCCGAGTCCGGGTCCGCCGCGGGGTACCACGTGGCGGGCGGGCCCAGCTACATGCGCGGCGCGGTCTTCTGGGAGCCGGGCCGCCCGCTCACGCTCGAGGAGTTCCGCATGCCGCGACCCAAGGCCGGCGAGCTCCTCATCAAGACCAAAG CTTGCGGTGTTTGCCACTCCGATCTCCATGTCCTCAAAGGTGAACTCCCTTTCCCAAGCCCTTGTGTTGTGGGCCATGAGATCACCGGGGAGGTTGTCGACCACGGTGCACACACGCCGGTGGAGATCATCAATAG GTTCCCAGTTGGAAGTCATGTCGTTGGTGCGTTCATAATGCCCTGTGGGAACTGCTTTTACTGTGTCAAG GGCCAAGAAGATctgtgtgagtctttctttGCATATAATCGTGCTAAAGGAACTCTATATGATGGTGAAACTCGACTGTTTCTACGCGGCAATG GGAAACCGGTGTACATGTACAGTATGGGCGGCCTTGCAGAGTACTGTGTTGTGCCAGCCAATGCACTAGCAGTTCTTCCTAATACATTGCCATACACAGAGTCTGCAATCCTTGGATGTGCAGTGTTTACCGCGTATGGTGCCCTGAGGCATGCTGCTGAAATGCGTGCTGGTGATTCAGTAGCTGTGATTGGAGTTGGAGGGGTTGGATCAAG CTGTTTACAGATAGCGAAAGCCTTTGGAGCTTCTGAAGTCATTGCAGTCGATGTTCTTGATGAGAAACTCCAGAATGCTAGAACACTTGGAGCAACCCACACTGTAAACGCGGCAAAAGAGGATGCTGTTGAAAGGATAAAG GAAATTACTGATGGAAGGGGTGTGGACGTGGCTGTAGAGGCACTTGGTAAGGCACTGACGTTTGCCCAGTGCACGAAGAGTGTACGAGATGGAGGCAAAGCTGTTATGATTGGGCTTGCTGCAACAAACGTAGTGGGGGAGGTTGATATAAACCGTCTCGTTCGACGACAG GTGAAAATCATTGGATCATACGGTGCGAGGGCCAGGCAAGATCTTCCTCAGATAGTGAAGCTTGCCGAGAGTGGCGCCTTCAATCTCCAGAATACCATATCGAGGAAATGCAAGATCGAAGAGGCGAACAGCGCCTACGAGGATCTCAATCAGGGCAAGATCGTTGGTCGAGCTGTGGTAGAGATCATGTAG